One genomic window of Daphnia pulex isolate KAP4 chromosome 10, ASM2113471v1 includes the following:
- the LOC124204565 gene encoding uncharacterized protein LOC124204565 isoform X1 — MVRTYIRKTERCVYPDGHILKAVKEVVAEKKKVHVVAKETSIPKRSLLRYIKNFLAAGIQDEAELNTIIGGYKKHRKVFSHEQESNLRNYVKKASDNNDGFTTRDLRRLAYQYATREKCVVPLSWSVKQEAGRDWLFGFMTRQRDLLIRKPRATSVDRATSFNNLNIDFFFDNVEIIVARGIPPYRWFNAGFTTVHVPDGIIPLKGRKQIGSVTSGERDTLVTVCLAVCATGSSIPPFFVFPRVHFKEYFLHGAPLGSAGSANKSGLMSDKDFILFMNHFIQHVRPSKESEVVLFLDNHSSHRSNEILNLAKDNGVVMFTIPPHCSHQLQPLDRSVFGPFKRYYNSYCSSWIKDNPGKPMSMHNIAELVGLAFPLATTPANITSGFKMAGLVPFNRFIFDGDVDFTPPSFVTDPPFNSTPVPSDDGFPEILAANDNIVLDGQTPVPANHITDNDLTSILPFNSTPIPSDDGFLQILASNDNIVQDGQTPVPANHIMDNDLTAILPDLNDIVGIFEEDPLTIVQNVNISLDVQNGETFELRGVIEEDSNRNHVETLSPYPKAPSELTMKRGRGRPPKAASKAASNLTLKRGRGRPPKAAYKAASKASSKAPSNLTLKRGRGRPPSVLANNILTNQNSNTSSDTPRKENGHSDEMSITSVESRGDVENSEKENVTNDIQKKDVTSGARGRGRPAKTSILPKTTIEKSPAVAIVATRSTTRKTATLTPLDRRMKCCNVLLERDPEVEALRIAMIDEGEREKVAETATSQVEIPVAARVTRGMLKLVSQSEPD, encoded by the exons ATGGTTAGGACATACATTAGAAAAACTGAACGTTGTGTGTATCCAGATGGTCACATTTTGAAAGCTGTCAAGGAAGTTGttgctgagaaaaaaaaagtacatgTTGTTGCCAAAGAAACCTCCATCCCAAAAAGATCTCTACTGAgatatattaaaaatttcttggctGCTGGAATCCAAGATGAGGCTGAATTAAATACAATCATTGGGGGTTACAAAAAACATCGCAAG GTTTTCAGCCATGAACAAGAAAGTAATCTTAGGAATTACGTCAAAAAGGCTAGTGACAATAATGATGGATTCACTACCAGAGACTTGAGAAGATTGGCTTATCAGTACGCTACCcgagaaaaatgtgttgtcCCTCTTAGTTGGTCAGTCAAGCAGGAAGCCGGAAGGGACTGGCTCTTTGGTTTCATGACAAGACAGCGAGACCTTTTAATCAGGAAGCCTCGAGCAACATCTGTAGACAGAGCTACCAGCTTCAACAACCTTAacattgatttcttctttgacaATGTTGAAATCATAGTTGCTCGAGGCATTCCTCCTTATCGTTGGTTTAATGCTGGTTTTACCACAGTGCACGTACCTGATGGAATTATCCCCCttaaaggaagaaaacaaatcggTTCTGTAACTTCAGGTGAGAGAGACACACTGGTTACAGTCTGCCTTGCAGTATGTGCCACAGGGTCGTCCATTCCACCATTCTTTGTCTTTCCACG AGTCCATTTTAAGGAATATTTCCTCCATGGTGCCCCTCTCGGTTCTGCTGGATCAGCCAACAAGTCTGGCTTGATGTCAGAcaaagatttcattttgtttatgaATCACTTCATCCAGCACGTTCGGCCTTCGAAGGAGAGCGaggttgttttatttctcgatAACCACTCATCTCATCGGTCGAACGAG ATATTGAATTTGGCTAAAGACAACGGAGTGGTCATGTTTACTATACCTCCGCATTGTTCTCATCAGCTTCAACCCCTTGACAGAAGTGTGTTTGGTCCGTTTAAAAGATACTACAATTCGTATTGCAGTTCATGGATAAAGGACAATCCAGGAAAACCTATGAGCATGCACAACATTGCAGAGCTGGTTGGATTAGCCTTCCCGCTTGCAACAACACCTGCAAACATCACGTCTGGGTTTAAAATGGCCGGGCTCGTCCCATTTAATAGATTTATCTTCGATGGTGACGTCGACTTTACTCCGCCATCCTTCGTCACGGATCCTCCTTTTAATTCAACACCAGTCCCTTCTGATGATGGTTTCCCAGAAATCCTAGCAGCCAACGATAACATCGTCCTAGATGGCCAAACTCCCGTTCCAGCGAACCACATCACCGACAATGATTTAACTTCGATTCTTCCTTTTAATTCAACACCAATCCCTTCTGATGATGGTTTCCTACAAATCCTAGCATCCAACGATAACATCGTCCAAGATGGCCAAACTCCAGTTCCAGCGAACCACATCATGGACAATGATTTAACTGCAATTCTACCCGATTTGAACGACATTGTGGGGATTTTCGAAGAAGACCCTTTGACGATAGTTCAAAACGTCAATATTTCATTAGATGTTCAAAATGGAGAG acatttGAACTAAGAGGTGTTATCGAGGAGGATTCCAATAGAAATCATGTGGAAACTTTGAGTCCCTACCCTAAAGCTCCTTCCGAATTGACAATGAAACGTGGTCGAGGCCGTCCACCCAAAGCTGCTTCCAAAGCTGCTTCCAATTTGACATTGAAACGTGGTCGGGGCCGTCCGCCCAAAGCTGCTTATAAAGCTGCTTCTAAAGCTTCTTCCAAAGCTCCTTCCAATTTGACATTGAAACGTGGTCGGGGCCGTCCACCCTCTGTCTTGGCGAATAACATTTTGactaatcaaaattcaaacacaagTAGTGACACTCCTCGAAAGGAAAATGGTCATTCCGATGAAATGTCCATCACATCTGTTGAATCACGTGGTGATGTcgaaaattctgaaaaagaaaacgtcacCAATGACATCCAGAAGAAAGACGTAACATCAGGAGCTCGTGGACGTGGTCGTCCAGCCAAGACATCCATTTTACCAAAAACGACTATTGAGAAATCCCCAGCAGTTGCTATAg TCGCAACCCGTTCGACGACCAGGAAAACTGCGACATTAACACCTCTAGATAGAAGAATGAAGTGTTGCAATGTATTGCTGGAACGCGATCCGGAGGTTGAAGCTTTGCGTATTGCAATGATTGACGAAGGAGAGAGGGAAAAGGTGGCTGAGACTGCAACATCTCAAGTTGAAATTCCAGTTGCTGCCAGAGTAACTCGTGGGATGCTGAAACTTGTTAGCCAGTCTGAACcagattga
- the LOC124204565 gene encoding uncharacterized protein LOC124204565 isoform X2: MVRTYIRKTERCVYPDGHILKAVKEVVAEKKKVHVVAKETSIPKRSLLRYIKNFLAAGIQDEAELNTIIGGYKKHRKVFSHEQESNLRNYVKKASDNNDGFTTRDLRRLAYQYATREKCVVPLSWSVKQEAGRDWLFGFMTRQRDLLIRKPRATSVDRATSFNNLNIDFFFDNVEIIVARGIPPYRWFNAGFTTVHVPDGIIPLKGRKQIGSVTSGERDTLVTVCLAVCATGSSIPPFFVFPRVHFKEYFLHGAPLGSAGSANKSGLMSDKDFILFMNHFIQHVRPSKESEVVLFLDNHSSHRSNEILNLAKDNGVVMFTIPPHCSHQLQPLDRSVFGPFKRYYNSYCSSWIKDNPGKPMSMHNIAELVGLAFPLATTPANITSGFKMAGLVPFNRFIFDGDVDFTPPSFVTDPPFNSTPVPSDDGFPEILAANDNIVLDGQTPVPANHITDNDLTSILPFNSTPIPSDDGFLQILASNDNIVQDGQTPVPANHIMDNDLTAILPDLNDIVGIFEEDPLTIVQNVNISLDVQNGETFELRGVIEEDSNRNHVETLSPYPKAPSELTMKRGRGRPPKAASKASSKAPSNLTLKRGRGRPPSVLANNILTNQNSNTSSDTPRKENGHSDEMSITSVESRGDVENSEKENVTNDIQKKDVTSGARGRGRPAKTSILPKTTIEKSPAVAIVATRSTTRKTATLTPLDRRMKCCNVLLERDPEVEALRIAMIDEGEREKVAETATSQVEIPVAARVTRGMLKLVSQSEPD; encoded by the exons ATGGTTAGGACATACATTAGAAAAACTGAACGTTGTGTGTATCCAGATGGTCACATTTTGAAAGCTGTCAAGGAAGTTGttgctgagaaaaaaaaagtacatgTTGTTGCCAAAGAAACCTCCATCCCAAAAAGATCTCTACTGAgatatattaaaaatttcttggctGCTGGAATCCAAGATGAGGCTGAATTAAATACAATCATTGGGGGTTACAAAAAACATCGCAAG GTTTTCAGCCATGAACAAGAAAGTAATCTTAGGAATTACGTCAAAAAGGCTAGTGACAATAATGATGGATTCACTACCAGAGACTTGAGAAGATTGGCTTATCAGTACGCTACCcgagaaaaatgtgttgtcCCTCTTAGTTGGTCAGTCAAGCAGGAAGCCGGAAGGGACTGGCTCTTTGGTTTCATGACAAGACAGCGAGACCTTTTAATCAGGAAGCCTCGAGCAACATCTGTAGACAGAGCTACCAGCTTCAACAACCTTAacattgatttcttctttgacaATGTTGAAATCATAGTTGCTCGAGGCATTCCTCCTTATCGTTGGTTTAATGCTGGTTTTACCACAGTGCACGTACCTGATGGAATTATCCCCCttaaaggaagaaaacaaatcggTTCTGTAACTTCAGGTGAGAGAGACACACTGGTTACAGTCTGCCTTGCAGTATGTGCCACAGGGTCGTCCATTCCACCATTCTTTGTCTTTCCACG AGTCCATTTTAAGGAATATTTCCTCCATGGTGCCCCTCTCGGTTCTGCTGGATCAGCCAACAAGTCTGGCTTGATGTCAGAcaaagatttcattttgtttatgaATCACTTCATCCAGCACGTTCGGCCTTCGAAGGAGAGCGaggttgttttatttctcgatAACCACTCATCTCATCGGTCGAACGAG ATATTGAATTTGGCTAAAGACAACGGAGTGGTCATGTTTACTATACCTCCGCATTGTTCTCATCAGCTTCAACCCCTTGACAGAAGTGTGTTTGGTCCGTTTAAAAGATACTACAATTCGTATTGCAGTTCATGGATAAAGGACAATCCAGGAAAACCTATGAGCATGCACAACATTGCAGAGCTGGTTGGATTAGCCTTCCCGCTTGCAACAACACCTGCAAACATCACGTCTGGGTTTAAAATGGCCGGGCTCGTCCCATTTAATAGATTTATCTTCGATGGTGACGTCGACTTTACTCCGCCATCCTTCGTCACGGATCCTCCTTTTAATTCAACACCAGTCCCTTCTGATGATGGTTTCCCAGAAATCCTAGCAGCCAACGATAACATCGTCCTAGATGGCCAAACTCCCGTTCCAGCGAACCACATCACCGACAATGATTTAACTTCGATTCTTCCTTTTAATTCAACACCAATCCCTTCTGATGATGGTTTCCTACAAATCCTAGCATCCAACGATAACATCGTCCAAGATGGCCAAACTCCAGTTCCAGCGAACCACATCATGGACAATGATTTAACTGCAATTCTACCCGATTTGAACGACATTGTGGGGATTTTCGAAGAAGACCCTTTGACGATAGTTCAAAACGTCAATATTTCATTAGATGTTCAAAATGGAGAG acatttGAACTAAGAGGTGTTATCGAGGAGGATTCCAATAGAAATCATGTGGAAACTTTGAGTCCCTACCCTAAAGCTCCTTCCGAATTGACAATGAAACGTGGTCGAGGCCGTCCACCC AAAGCTGCTTCTAAAGCTTCTTCCAAAGCTCCTTCCAATTTGACATTGAAACGTGGTCGGGGCCGTCCACCCTCTGTCTTGGCGAATAACATTTTGactaatcaaaattcaaacacaagTAGTGACACTCCTCGAAAGGAAAATGGTCATTCCGATGAAATGTCCATCACATCTGTTGAATCACGTGGTGATGTcgaaaattctgaaaaagaaaacgtcacCAATGACATCCAGAAGAAAGACGTAACATCAGGAGCTCGTGGACGTGGTCGTCCAGCCAAGACATCCATTTTACCAAAAACGACTATTGAGAAATCCCCAGCAGTTGCTATAg TCGCAACCCGTTCGACGACCAGGAAAACTGCGACATTAACACCTCTAGATAGAAGAATGAAGTGTTGCAATGTATTGCTGGAACGCGATCCGGAGGTTGAAGCTTTGCGTATTGCAATGATTGACGAAGGAGAGAGGGAAAAGGTGGCTGAGACTGCAACATCTCAAGTTGAAATTCCAGTTGCTGCCAGAGTAACTCGTGGGATGCTGAAACTTGTTAGCCAGTCTGAACcagattga
- the LOC124204566 gene encoding calcium-dependent protein kinase 2-like translates to MEIQLNKEVLLGQGGFGAVFLGTFQGREVAVKRVELFRANDKEEKNLKQIEHPNIVKLFHVECTDDFKHFALELCNASLDQIFLEPNDPKRYNGPKLPYHFEIFSQLASGLEHIHSKNLIHRDIKPENVLISVDSTGQEVKVTMKWADFGLSRSVNERGTFTMNSGVKGTSYWYAPELIKILYSFRSQSITMEQPRGTIKSDIFALGLVYAFLLLNGEHIYGSRVNEIHENILKRNAININKLEQTHYAYDLINEMLNMEPNDRISSSNVVERLKSEKLKLAEREKELLELCKIKDPVTSFLFPWTKKNEKLRALIRQGVDVNVKNIYGNNALHFLCLNNSSERLIDAIKLLIQQGIDLNEKDKEGSNALHLLCQFNSSERLIDAIQLITHLGIDLNSKDNCGDNALHYLCRNSSSEKLIDGIKLLIQIEIDVNGKNNNGSNALHLLCQNNSSERLIDAIKLLIQLGIDVNSKGNEGDNALHYLCFNNSSERLIDAIQLITHLGIDLNSKDNCGDNALHYLCRNSSSEKLIDAIKLLTQLGIDVNEKNKGGNNALHYLCQYNSNERLIDAIQLLIKLGTEVNGINVPSILRQNIDINSNEIIELFHELSLS, encoded by the exons atggaaatccaATTAAATAAAGAAGTACTGTTGGGACAAGGTGGCTTTGGTGCAGTGTTTTTGGGCACGTTTCAAGGCCGTGAAGTGGCAGTCAAAAGAGTTGAGCTTTTTCGTGCTAATGataaagaggagaaaaatctaaaacagATAGAGCATCCTAATATCGTCAAACTCTTCCACGTCGAATGCACCGACGATTTCAA GCACTTTGCTTTGGAGCTCTGCAACGCATCATTAGATCAGATATTTCTAGAGCCTAACGATCCCAAAAGATACAACGGGCCTAAACTGCCgtatcattttgaaattttctcccAATTGGCTTCGGGTCTTGAGcacattcattcaaaaaatttaattcaccGAGATATTAAACCGGAAAATGTACTCATCTCGGTCGATTCCACCGGCCAAGAAGTTAAGGTAACAATGAAATGGGCTGATTTTGGTCTTTCAAGATCCGTGAATGAACGCGGGACATTCACGATGAACAGTGGAGTAAAAGGAACAAGCTACTGGTACGCCCCTGAGTTGATAAAAATACTTTATAGTTTTCGGTCGCAATCGATCACCATGGAACAGCCAAGAGGTACCATCAAAAGTGACATATTTGCTCTAGGCCTCGTCTacgcttttcttcttttaaacgGAGAACATATTTACGGTTCTCGTGTAAATGAAATTcacgaaaacattttgaaaaggaaTGCAATAAATATCAATA AATTAGAACAGACGCATTACGCGTACGATCTCATTAACGAAATGTTAAACATGGAACCTAATGATCGAATATCTTCATCGAATGTAGTTGAACGACTCAAATCAGAAAAACTTAAG CttgcagagagagaaaaagaattgttggaactatgtaaaataaaagaccCAGTCACTTCCTTCCTTTTCCcatggacaaaaaaaaacgaaaagttaaGAGCCTTGATCCGACAAGGAGTTGACGTGAACGTTAAGAATATTTACGGAAACAACGCACTCCATTTCTTATGTCTTAATAATTCAAGCGAAAGATTAATCgacgcaatcaaattattaatccaaCAAGGGATTGATTTAAATGAGAAAGACAAAGAAGGAAGCAACGCACTCCATTTATTGTGTCAATTTAATTCAAGCGAAAGATTAATCGACGCAATCCAATTAATAACCCATCTCGGAATCGATCTCAATAGCAAAGACAACTGCGGAGACAACGCACTCCATTACTTATGTCGTAATAGTTCAAGTGAAAAACTAATCGAcggaattaaattattaatccaaatcgaaatcgatgtcaatggaaaaaacaacaacggaaGCAACGCACTCCATTTATTGTGTCAAAATAATTCAAGCGAAAGATTAATCGAcgcaattaaattattaatccaaCTCGGAATCGATGTCAATAGTAAAGGCAACGAAGGAGATAACGCACTGCATTACTTgtgttttaataattcaagCGAAAGATTAATCGACGCAATCCAATTAATAACCCATCTCGGAATCGATCTCAATAGCAAAGACAACTGCGGAGACAACGCACTCCATTACTTATGTCGTAATAGTTCAAGTGAAAAACTAATCGAcgcaattaaattattaactCAACTCGGAATCGAtgtaaatgagaaaaacaaaggcGGAAATAATGCACTCCATTATCTGTGTCAATACAATTCAAACGAAAGATTAATTGATGCAATCCAACTATTAATTAAACTCGGGACTGAAGTTAATGGCATCAACGTGCCATCAATTTTACGGCAAAACATCGatataaattcaaatgaaataatcgAACTCTTTCATGAACTATCCCTTTCATAA